One Paraglaciecola mesophila genomic region harbors:
- the rlmF gene encoding 23S rRNA (adenine(1618)-N(6))-methyltransferase RlmF, whose protein sequence is MHPRNLHRNGYPMDKLCQSYPALRTHLIRAKSGQQSIDFAKADAVKALNAALLIHYYGMSMWDIPAGYLCPPVPGRADYIHGIADLLSKENNGKPPTGSKISGLDVGVGANAIYPIIGSQSYGWRFVGSDIDDVALSSANTLINNNARLKPLLVVRKQHSKNNIFASVIQPDEHFTFSLCNPPFHKSARDAATGSQRKMLGLERSKQRHGRRGKMSAAKGSELNFAGKNNELWCEGGELAFIQRMISQSVDVQHQVGWFTCLVSKSAHLKAIESSVKYVGAKKFIQVDMGQGQKISRFVAWSFSDNNTQASAE, encoded by the coding sequence ATGCATCCGCGTAATCTACATCGCAATGGTTATCCTATGGATAAATTATGCCAAAGTTACCCAGCACTGCGCACGCATCTTATTCGTGCAAAAAGCGGCCAGCAAAGTATTGATTTTGCTAAAGCTGACGCAGTTAAAGCCCTGAATGCGGCGTTGCTTATACATTATTATGGGATGAGCATGTGGGACATACCAGCGGGTTATTTATGCCCTCCGGTACCAGGGCGTGCAGATTATATACATGGCATAGCGGATCTCTTATCAAAAGAGAACAATGGTAAACCCCCGACCGGTAGCAAAATTAGCGGATTGGACGTAGGCGTGGGGGCCAACGCAATTTACCCTATCATTGGCAGCCAGTCTTACGGCTGGCGTTTTGTAGGCAGCGACATTGACGATGTTGCGTTAAGTTCTGCAAACACACTCATCAATAATAACGCAAGATTGAAACCTCTGTTGGTAGTGCGTAAACAGCACAGTAAAAATAATATTTTTGCTAGTGTCATTCAGCCAGATGAACATTTCACCTTTAGTTTGTGCAATCCGCCATTTCATAAATCTGCGCGAGATGCTGCCACAGGGAGCCAGCGCAAGATGTTGGGACTTGAGCGCAGTAAGCAAAGACATGGTAGGAGAGGTAAAATGTCAGCCGCAAAGGGAAGTGAACTGAACTTTGCAGGGAAAAACAATGAACTTTGGTGCGAAGGGGGAGAGCTAGCGTTTATCCAACGTATGATCAGCCAAAGTGTGGATGTTCAGCATCAAGTGGGTTGGTTTACATGTTTAGTGTCAAAAAGTGCCCATTTAAAAGCGATTGAATCCAGCGTGAAGTACGTTGGTGCGAAAAAGTTTATTCAAGTCGATATGGGCCAAGGACAAAAAATAAGTCGCTTTGTGGCGTGGTCTTTTAGTGATAATAATACGCAAGCTAGCGCAGAGTGA
- the soxR gene encoding redox-sensitive transcriptional activator SoxR, translating into MSQEPLVSIGFVAKRTGNAVSLIRYYANEQLIPFIRTPGGSRVFPRSVIRRVSFILIAQNMGYSLDEIRQLLHTLPDKRTPTKSDWAKLSQVFNQRIEQRIVQLTELKSSLAGCIGCGCLSLDKCRLYNKEDKIAVKGPGARYLLGDTPILHK; encoded by the coding sequence ATGTCTCAAGAACCATTAGTGAGTATCGGTTTTGTGGCAAAGCGCACAGGGAACGCCGTTTCCTTGATCCGCTATTATGCAAACGAACAGCTCATTCCATTTATTCGCACACCAGGCGGTAGCCGAGTGTTTCCTCGGTCGGTGATCCGCCGGGTCTCATTTATTCTTATTGCCCAAAATATGGGTTATAGCTTGGATGAAATACGGCAACTCTTGCATACTTTGCCCGACAAGCGAACACCGACTAAGTCTGATTGGGCGAAATTAAGCCAGGTTTTTAATCAGCGGATTGAGCAGCGCATCGTACAATTAACCGAACTTAAATCCTCATTGGCTGGGTGTATTGGGTGTGGCTGCCTGTCTTTAGATAAATGTCGCCTGTACAATAAGGAAGATAAAATTGCAGTGAAAGGGCCGGGGGCGAGATATTTACTTGGCGACACGCCTATCTTGCACAAATAG
- a CDS encoding VOC family protein, translating into MRPAMFEHVNLTVTDPDKTAEVLCHLFNWHVRWSGPAKDEGYTVHVGSEAAYLALYKPKHLIDADIDHRNLGKVNHLGILVNELDAVEKAVIALGFKTFNHGDYEPGRRFYFMLSESIEAEVVSYSS; encoded by the coding sequence ATGCGCCCAGCAATGTTTGAACACGTTAATTTAACCGTCACTGACCCGGACAAAACTGCCGAAGTACTTTGTCATTTATTCAACTGGCATGTTCGCTGGTCAGGGCCAGCAAAGGATGAGGGCTACACAGTGCATGTGGGCTCTGAGGCCGCCTATTTAGCCTTGTATAAACCGAAGCACCTGATAGACGCTGACATAGATCACCGTAATCTAGGCAAAGTGAATCACCTTGGGATTTTGGTCAATGAATTAGATGCGGTAGAGAAAGCAGTCATCGCACTCGGCTTTAAAACGTTTAACCACGGTGATTATGAACCAGGAAGACGCTTTTACTTTATGCTCAGTGAAAGTATTGAAGCGGAAGTAGTGAGTTACTCGAGTTAA
- the rplS gene encoding 50S ribosomal protein L19 produces MSKVNQDIIKRIEEAQLKTDVPAFGPGDTVVVQVRVKEGEKERLQAYEGVVIAKRNRGLHSAFTVRKISSGEGVERTFQTHSPAISSIAVKRRGDVRRAKLYYLRDRSGRSARIKEKLN; encoded by the coding sequence ATGAGTAAAGTCAATCAAGATATCATCAAGCGCATTGAAGAAGCTCAGTTAAAAACTGACGTTCCTGCATTTGGCCCTGGTGATACAGTTGTTGTTCAAGTACGCGTTAAAGAAGGCGAGAAAGAGCGTCTTCAGGCATACGAAGGCGTTGTAATCGCTAAACGTAACCGTGGCCTACACTCTGCTTTTACAGTTCGTAAGATTTCTAGCGGCGAAGGTGTTGAGCGTACGTTCCAAACCCACAGCCCTGCAATTAGTTCAATTGCTGTGAAACGTCGTGGCGATGTTCGTCGTGCTAAGCTTTATTACTTGCGTGACCGTTCAGGTCGTTCTGCACGTATCAAAGAAAAGCTTAACTAA
- the trmD gene encoding tRNA (guanosine(37)-N1)-methyltransferase TrmD — protein sequence MSSDTQRWFGVVSLFPEMFQTFTEQGVTGRAVKSGKLKVDFFNPRDFTHDKHRTVDDRPYGGGPGMLMMVQPLLDAIRAAKQAAEKKTKVIYLSPQGKTLTQRGVKQLSENESVILVAGRYEGIDERVIEAEIDEEWSVGDYILSGGELPAMILMDAVARLVPGVLGHAQSAEQDSFSDGLLDCPHYTRPENLNGQSVPSVLLSGDHQKIKQWRDKQSLGRTWQRRPELLNDLALTEEQQRLLDEYQQELLQQNGSYSGMRGYDE from the coding sequence ATGAGTTCAGATACACAGCGTTGGTTTGGGGTAGTGAGTCTGTTTCCCGAAATGTTTCAGACTTTTACCGAACAGGGCGTAACAGGGCGAGCTGTAAAAAGCGGTAAGTTGAAAGTAGATTTCTTTAATCCAAGAGATTTTACTCATGACAAACATCGTACTGTAGACGACCGACCATACGGTGGTGGTCCCGGAATGCTGATGATGGTTCAGCCGTTATTAGACGCTATTCGTGCAGCAAAACAGGCTGCCGAGAAAAAAACTAAGGTGATTTATCTCTCACCTCAGGGGAAAACGTTAACTCAACGTGGTGTGAAGCAGCTTTCTGAAAATGAAAGTGTGATTCTAGTCGCTGGTCGCTACGAAGGTATCGACGAGAGAGTAATAGAAGCCGAAATAGACGAAGAATGGTCTGTTGGTGACTACATTCTCAGTGGTGGTGAACTACCTGCGATGATTTTAATGGATGCGGTCGCAAGACTGGTACCCGGTGTATTAGGGCACGCACAATCTGCTGAGCAAGATTCGTTTAGCGACGGTTTGCTAGATTGTCCGCACTATACACGGCCAGAAAACTTGAACGGCCAATCGGTTCCTTCTGTGTTGTTGAGTGGTGATCACCAAAAAATCAAACAGTGGCGTGATAAACAGTCGCTAGGTAGAACCTGGCAACGACGCCCTGAATTATTAAACGACCTAGCTCTGACTGAGGAGCAGCAACGTTTGTTAGATGAATATCAGCAAGAGTTGTTGCAGCAAAATGGCAGTTATTCTGGGATGAGAGGATATGATGAGTAA
- the rimM gene encoding ribosome maturation factor RimM (Essential for efficient processing of 16S rRNA) — protein sequence MSHASDTLVMGKIGAPYGVKGWVKITSYTDELDGIFSYTPWLVGQEGNAKEIVVDQWRTHNKGLVAKLVGVETRDDAESIKNLNISIKAQQLPQLDGDEFYWRELVGMQVVTEQGYNLGVVKELFETGANDVMLIKANLKDAFGQKERMVPYLIDQVVKQVDREAKTIQVDWDPSF from the coding sequence ATGAGTCACGCGTCTGACACATTAGTGATGGGCAAAATCGGTGCACCTTACGGTGTTAAAGGTTGGGTCAAGATCACATCATATACCGATGAATTAGACGGTATCTTTAGTTATACCCCTTGGCTTGTGGGCCAAGAAGGGAATGCTAAAGAAATCGTCGTTGACCAATGGCGAACCCACAATAAGGGATTGGTTGCCAAACTGGTTGGGGTTGAAACGCGAGATGATGCTGAAAGTATCAAGAATCTCAATATTTCAATTAAAGCTCAACAGCTACCTCAGTTAGATGGTGATGAATTTTATTGGAGAGAGTTAGTCGGCATGCAGGTAGTAACCGAACAGGGTTATAACTTAGGTGTCGTGAAAGAATTATTCGAAACGGGCGCGAATGACGTTATGTTAATCAAAGCCAATTTGAAAGATGCTTTCGGTCAAAAAGAACGCATGGTGCCTTATTTAATCGACCAAGTCGTTAAGCAAGTGGACCGTGAGGCGAAAACCATTCAGGTTGACTGGGATCCGAGCTTTTAA
- the rpsP gene encoding 30S ribosomal protein S16, translating into MVTIRLQRGGAKKRPFYQVVVADSRRSRDGRFIENIGFFNPTAQGQEERLRLDLDRVEHWVGNGAGLSDRVARLVKDAQKAAA; encoded by the coding sequence ATGGTTACTATTCGTTTACAGCGTGGTGGCGCGAAAAAGCGTCCATTTTATCAAGTAGTGGTTGCTGACAGCCGTCGTTCACGCGATGGTCGTTTTATTGAAAACATCGGTTTCTTTAATCCTACAGCACAAGGTCAAGAAGAGCGTTTGCGTCTTGATCTAGATCGCGTAGAGCATTGGGTAGGAAATGGCGCAGGCCTTTCTGACCGCGTTGCTCGCTTGGTTAAAGATGCACAAAAAGCAGCTGCTTAA
- a CDS encoding ABC transporter ATP-binding protein: MSQISLQNVSTVLASTTNRFRLPPLSAEFAVGEFVAIVGPSGVGKSTLLRLIAGLETLTQGAILFDSQSVDHLASQQRNVGMVFQNYALFPHLSVADNLGYALYAEKVERSNIKHAVEQVAERLGILDLLKRFPRQLSGGQRQRVAIGRAMLSSPQVFLFDEPFSNLDPALRVQMRHQLKELHKNLATTTLFVTHDQHEAMALAQRIMLLSQRGVEQFDTPENLYRFPKNLYVARFFGEPRINVFDGLADAQGLQLINQIEYQLRCELPEALHHKTLIVGIRPRAFCVSLDFIAHGLSMQVSRVEYLGDTQYLYLAPNDAPLSKNSSSHGSGDMESVVVVDNRSIGIGQRVYLTFALEDALLFDENQERISL; the protein is encoded by the coding sequence ATGAGTCAAATTAGCTTACAAAACGTTTCAACTGTTTTAGCAAGTACAACGAACCGATTTCGTTTGCCTCCGCTATCAGCTGAATTTGCCGTGGGTGAGTTTGTGGCCATTGTGGGGCCTTCAGGCGTAGGAAAGTCAACTTTACTTAGGCTTATCGCAGGGCTGGAGACACTGACTCAAGGGGCGATATTGTTTGACTCACAGTCCGTTGATCACCTAGCGAGTCAGCAGCGCAATGTGGGAATGGTATTTCAAAACTATGCTCTATTTCCGCATTTAAGCGTGGCTGATAACTTAGGTTATGCCTTGTATGCCGAAAAGGTTGAACGTTCGAACATTAAACACGCAGTAGAGCAAGTTGCTGAGCGCTTAGGGATTCTAGATCTGCTCAAACGGTTTCCTCGGCAATTATCTGGCGGTCAACGCCAGCGTGTTGCAATAGGTCGAGCCATGCTGTCATCCCCTCAAGTATTTTTATTCGACGAGCCGTTTTCCAACCTTGACCCTGCTTTAAGGGTGCAAATGCGTCACCAGCTCAAAGAGCTTCACAAAAATTTGGCCACCACCACATTGTTTGTGACTCATGATCAGCACGAAGCTATGGCGTTAGCGCAACGCATTATGCTACTCAGTCAGCGCGGTGTTGAACAGTTTGATACACCTGAAAACCTTTATCGTTTTCCGAAAAATTTGTACGTTGCTCGTTTCTTTGGGGAGCCGAGAATCAACGTTTTTGATGGTCTAGCAGATGCGCAGGGGTTGCAGCTAATCAATCAGATAGAATACCAGCTGAGATGCGAGCTACCAGAAGCCTTGCACCATAAAACACTCATTGTAGGAATACGACCCAGAGCATTTTGCGTTTCATTAGATTTTATTGCTCACGGATTAAGCATGCAAGTGAGTAGAGTTGAGTATTTAGGGGATACACAATACCTGTACCTTGCTCCCAACGATGCCCCACTGAGCAAAAATAGCAGCTCACATGGCAGCGGTGATATGGAGTCAGTAGTGGTGGTAGATAATCGTTCAATTGGTATAGGTCAGCGCGTGTACTTAACGTTCGCGCTAGAAGACGCATTGCTGTTTGATGAAAACCAAGAGCGTATTTCCCTGTAA
- the secG gene encoding preprotein translocase subunit SecG, with product MFYEVLIVVYLIVAIMLIGFVLIQQGKGADMGASFGSGGSNTVFGSTGSGNFLTRTTAILATFFFVISLILGNQTADKEKAVDDWQNIEVPVLDEPAQSTPAPVESDVPVTTSDAPASDVPQS from the coding sequence ATGTTTTACGAAGTATTAATTGTAGTGTATTTGATAGTAGCGATTATGTTGATCGGCTTTGTTCTTATTCAGCAGGGCAAGGGTGCAGACATGGGCGCGTCGTTTGGTAGTGGCGGTTCTAACACAGTGTTTGGTTCAACCGGCTCTGGTAACTTCTTAACCCGCACTACTGCGATTTTAGCTACGTTTTTCTTCGTGATTAGCTTAATTTTAGGGAATCAAACTGCAGATAAAGAGAAAGCAGTGGATGACTGGCAAAATATTGAAGTGCCTGTTTTAGATGAGCCTGCTCAATCTACTCCAGCGCCTGTTGAATCTGATGTACCCGTTACAACGTCAGATGCACCTGCGAGCGACGTACCTCAAAGCTAA
- the tpiA gene encoding triose-phosphate isomerase, translating to MQTNNRRPIVAGNWKMNGNLALIKQVEELFSDADISHVDVVVCPPFPYLGGFNDSNFALGGQNISHYESGAHTGETAVSMLKEMNCQYVILGHSERRADNNESNELVADKVELALAHKLIPLFCIGEPEDIRESGQLFDFIAAQIDAVINKVGIAAFNDIVIAYEPIWAIGTGKTASPEQAQEVHAFIRQHLAKQDSNIANQCVILYGGSVKGSNAVELFSQPDVDGGLIGGASLNPEDFLSICLAAKR from the coding sequence ATGCAAACGAATAACCGTCGACCCATAGTCGCAGGTAATTGGAAGATGAACGGAAATCTTGCCTTAATAAAGCAAGTTGAAGAATTGTTTTCCGACGCAGATATATCTCATGTAGATGTTGTAGTGTGCCCACCTTTTCCCTATTTAGGTGGATTCAATGACAGTAACTTTGCCCTAGGTGGTCAAAATATTAGTCATTATGAGTCTGGTGCGCATACCGGCGAAACTGCCGTCAGCATGTTGAAAGAAATGAATTGCCAATATGTTATATTAGGGCATTCAGAACGACGAGCGGATAACAACGAGTCGAACGAGTTGGTTGCCGATAAGGTTGAGTTGGCGTTAGCGCACAAGCTTATTCCTTTATTTTGTATTGGTGAGCCTGAAGATATTCGTGAAAGTGGTCAGTTATTTGATTTTATTGCTGCACAAATTGATGCAGTAATAAATAAAGTGGGCATTGCGGCATTTAACGATATTGTCATTGCTTATGAGCCGATTTGGGCTATAGGAACAGGCAAGACAGCAAGCCCAGAACAAGCACAAGAAGTGCATGCATTTATTCGTCAACATTTGGCTAAGCAAGATAGTAATATCGCTAACCAATGCGTGATTTTGTATGGTGGAAGCGTCAAGGGTAGTAATGCTGTTGAACTGTTTTCACAACCTGATGTTGATGGTGGGTTGATTGGCGGGGCCAGTTTAAATCCAGAAGATTTTTTAAGCATTTGCTTAGCAGCAAAGCGATAG
- the glmM gene encoding phosphoglucosamine mutase, with protein sequence MSDRKYFGTDGIRGKVGENLINPEFVMKLGWAAGKVLAGSGTNKVIIGKDTRISGYMLESALESGLSAAGINIGLLGPMPTPAIAYLTKTFRSEAGIVISASHNPYYDNGIKFFSADGTKLDDDIELAIEAEMDKPMQCVASDKLGKAVRIADAAGRYIEFCKGNFPSNLSLKGLKIVVDCAHGATYHIAPNVLSELGAEVIEIGTEPDGLNINRKVGATSMKAIVDSVIKNKADLGFALDGDGDRIMLVDHHGNVIDGDQIVYIIARDALKSGKLNGGVVGTVMSNLGLEVALSTLGVPFERSKVGDRYVLELLRQKGWSIGGEGSGHVLNLDAASTGDGIVAGLQVLAAMINANMTLNELSRGMTKFPQTLINVRFNEGDTPLSAEAVNNSVLEAEAALGERGRVLLRKSGTEPLIRVMVEANDAADSRKWAEHIADAVRKATGQ encoded by the coding sequence ATGAGTGACAGAAAGTATTTCGGAACCGACGGTATTCGCGGAAAAGTCGGTGAGAACCTAATTAATCCAGAGTTCGTTATGAAGCTCGGGTGGGCCGCAGGCAAAGTGTTAGCAGGCAGTGGCACAAACAAAGTCATCATAGGTAAGGATACACGTATATCAGGCTACATGCTGGAGTCAGCATTAGAATCAGGCTTATCAGCTGCCGGTATTAATATCGGCTTACTTGGCCCTATGCCTACGCCAGCGATTGCCTATTTAACTAAAACGTTTCGCTCTGAAGCCGGGATCGTGATCAGTGCATCACATAACCCGTATTATGATAACGGCATCAAGTTTTTCTCTGCTGATGGCACTAAATTAGACGATGATATAGAGCTGGCGATCGAAGCCGAAATGGACAAGCCAATGCAATGCGTCGCATCAGATAAACTGGGTAAAGCGGTACGTATCGCCGATGCTGCTGGTCGTTACATTGAATTTTGTAAGGGCAACTTTCCGTCAAATTTATCCTTGAAAGGCCTGAAAATAGTCGTCGATTGTGCCCATGGTGCGACGTATCACATTGCACCTAATGTGCTGAGTGAGCTAGGTGCAGAAGTCATTGAAATAGGCACTGAGCCTGATGGCTTAAATATCAATCGCAAGGTAGGGGCTACCTCTATGAAAGCGATTGTAGATAGTGTTATCAAGAACAAAGCGGATCTTGGTTTCGCCTTAGATGGTGACGGCGATAGAATTATGCTCGTTGACCACCATGGTAATGTTATCGACGGCGATCAAATTGTCTATATCATCGCACGTGACGCCCTTAAATCTGGCAAGTTAAATGGTGGTGTGGTCGGCACTGTCATGAGTAACTTAGGCCTAGAAGTCGCCTTAAGTACGCTCGGTGTTCCTTTTGAACGAAGCAAAGTCGGTGACAGGTATGTACTTGAATTGCTGCGCCAAAAAGGTTGGTCAATTGGCGGTGAAGGATCTGGGCATGTACTAAACCTCGATGCAGCGTCTACTGGTGATGGTATTGTTGCAGGGTTGCAAGTACTGGCCGCGATGATTAATGCCAATATGACATTAAACGAATTAAGCCGGGGTATGACCAAATTCCCACAAACGCTGATTAATGTGCGCTTTAACGAAGGAGACACTCCATTATCTGCCGAGGCGGTTAACAATAGTGTACTTGAAGCTGAAGCAGCATTGGGCGAACGGGGCAGGGTGCTACTGCGTAAAAGTGGCACTGAACCTTTGATACGCGTCATGGTTGAAGCTAACGATGCTGCTGACTCACGCAAGTGGGCAGAGCATATTGCAGACGCTGTGCGCAAAGCAACTGGGCAATAA
- the folP gene encoding dihydropteroate synthase, with amino-acid sequence MNFRHKSLNLDSPRVMGILNVTPDSFSDGGQFSKVNHAINHAQKMISAGADFIDVGGESTRPGADDVAEQEELDRIVPVIEALHARFDTVISIDTSKPAVMKAAVDAGAGLINDVRALQAPGALKVAAQAQVAVCLMHMRGQPRSMQDAPHYDDVQTDVLDFLRARAQACIQAGIHKDKILIDPGFGFGKSLAHNYQLLAQLEALHLLGYPLLVGMSRKSMIGQLLNRTTDERLAGSVALATIAALKGAQIIRVHDVKETVDAVKIVSMLQKENNNE; translated from the coding sequence ATGAACTTTCGTCATAAATCTCTAAATCTGGATAGTCCTAGGGTTATGGGGATCTTAAATGTCACGCCTGACTCATTTTCGGATGGTGGTCAATTCTCCAAGGTAAATCATGCAATCAATCATGCCCAAAAAATGATTTCAGCGGGCGCTGATTTTATTGATGTAGGCGGAGAGTCAACGCGCCCAGGAGCCGATGACGTTGCTGAGCAGGAGGAGCTCGACAGAATCGTGCCCGTTATTGAGGCGCTTCATGCCCGCTTCGATACGGTAATCTCTATCGATACCAGTAAGCCTGCCGTGATGAAAGCTGCAGTAGATGCAGGGGCAGGGCTTATTAATGATGTTAGAGCATTGCAGGCACCAGGGGCATTAAAGGTAGCTGCACAAGCACAGGTAGCAGTGTGTTTAATGCATATGCGTGGTCAACCGCGTAGCATGCAGGATGCTCCTCATTACGATGATGTACAGACTGACGTGCTTGATTTTTTGCGTGCTCGAGCGCAAGCGTGTATTCAAGCGGGTATTCACAAAGATAAAATTTTGATAGATCCAGGCTTTGGATTTGGAAAAAGTTTAGCGCATAATTATCAGTTGCTTGCGCAGTTAGAAGCGTTACACCTATTGGGCTACCCATTACTTGTTGGGATGTCGAGAAAGTCAATGATAGGCCAGTTGCTAAACCGAACCACGGATGAGCGACTAGCAGGGAGCGTAGCATTGGCGACAATTGCAGCGCTTAAAGGCGCGCAAATCATACGTGTACATGATGTAAAAGAAACAGTTGATGCAGTCAAAATTGTGTCTATGTTACAAAAGGAAAATAATAATGAGTGA
- the ftsH gene encoding ATP-dependent zinc metalloprotease FtsH, whose protein sequence is MSDMAKNLILWLVIAVVLMSVFQSFSPGESSKVQTDYTTFLKEANQGQIREVRIDSESREIKGTKRSGESFSTYIPYFDDQLISDLVKQDVKILGEPPEEPSLLTSIFISWFPMLLLIGVWIFFMRQMQGGGGGRGAMSFGKSKARLMGEDQIKTTFADVAGCDEAKEDVSELVDFLRDPSKFQKLGGRIPTGVLMVGPPGTGKTLLAKAIAGEAKVPFFSISGSDFVEMFVGVGASRVRDMFEQAKKAAPCIIFIDEIDAVGRQRGAGMGGGHDEREQTLNQMLVEMDGFGGNEGIIVIAATNRPDVLDPALLRPGRFDRQVHVGLPDIRGREQILKVHMRKVPLGDNVEPSYIARGTPGFSGADLANLVNEAALFAARSGKRTVSMEEFDKAKDKIMMGSERKNMVMSEEEKTNTAYHEAGHAIVGRLVPEHDPVYKVSIIPRGRALGVTMYLPEQDRYSHSKQHLESMISSLFGGRIAEALTLGEDRVTTGASNDIERATDIARKMVTQWGLSTKMGPMLYAEEEGEVFLGRSMAKSKHMSDDTARAIDAEVKSLIDRNYSRAEKILTDNIDILHAMKDCLMKYETIDAKQIDDLMARKDVRPPADWIEDSKNDNTPPTGGASVSDEPKSDSNDKKEPKKSDPTVGKPGDATN, encoded by the coding sequence TTGAGCGACATGGCAAAAAATTTAATCCTATGGTTGGTCATAGCTGTCGTTTTGATGTCAGTCTTCCAGAGTTTTTCTCCGGGAGAGTCATCAAAGGTACAAACGGATTACACAACGTTTCTGAAAGAAGCCAATCAAGGACAAATCCGTGAGGTGCGTATTGATAGTGAATCACGTGAAATAAAGGGGACGAAACGGTCAGGGGAAAGTTTCTCTACCTACATCCCATATTTTGACGACCAACTTATTTCAGATTTGGTAAAGCAAGACGTAAAAATTCTTGGTGAACCACCTGAAGAACCGTCATTACTGACCTCTATCTTCATTTCTTGGTTTCCTATGTTGCTGCTTATTGGTGTATGGATTTTCTTCATGCGTCAAATGCAAGGTGGCGGCGGTGGTCGCGGTGCCATGTCGTTTGGTAAGAGTAAAGCGCGCCTGATGGGCGAAGACCAAATTAAAACGACCTTTGCTGACGTGGCAGGTTGCGACGAAGCAAAAGAAGATGTGTCTGAATTAGTCGACTTCTTGCGTGACCCAAGTAAATTCCAAAAATTAGGTGGTCGTATTCCTACTGGTGTTCTTATGGTAGGTCCTCCTGGTACGGGTAAAACCTTGTTAGCCAAAGCGATTGCTGGTGAAGCAAAAGTCCCGTTTTTCTCAATTTCAGGTTCTGACTTTGTTGAAATGTTCGTGGGTGTCGGTGCATCTCGTGTACGTGATATGTTCGAACAAGCTAAGAAAGCAGCACCTTGTATTATATTCATCGATGAAATCGACGCTGTTGGTCGCCAACGTGGTGCCGGCATGGGTGGCGGTCACGATGAGCGTGAACAAACATTGAACCAAATGCTAGTGGAAATGGATGGCTTCGGCGGTAATGAAGGTATCATCGTTATTGCTGCAACCAACCGTCCAGATGTACTCGACCCTGCGCTATTGCGTCCAGGTCGTTTTGACCGTCAAGTACATGTTGGCTTGCCTGACATTCGCGGTCGTGAGCAAATTTTAAAAGTGCATATGCGTAAAGTACCTTTAGGGGACAATGTTGAACCGTCTTATATTGCACGAGGCACACCTGGCTTTTCAGGGGCTGATTTAGCAAACTTGGTTAACGAAGCGGCTTTGTTTGCTGCAAGAAGCGGTAAGCGCACTGTCTCGATGGAAGAGTTTGATAAAGCCAAAGATAAAATCATGATGGGCTCCGAGCGCAAAAACATGGTTATGTCTGAGGAAGAAAAGACCAATACGGCATATCACGAAGCGGGTCACGCCATTGTGGGTCGATTAGTACCTGAGCATGATCCGGTTTATAAAGTGTCTATAATTCCACGTGGTCGCGCGTTAGGTGTGACTATGTACTTACCGGAGCAAGACCGATACAGCCATAGCAAGCAACATCTTGAAAGCATGATTTCAAGCTTGTTTGGTGGTCGAATCGCTGAAGCGCTTACTTTAGGTGAAGACCGCGTCACCACAGGTGCATCAAACGACATCGAACGGGCTACCGACATAGCGCGCAAGATGGTAACGCAATGGGGCTTATCAACGAAGATGGGGCCAATGCTTTATGCTGAAGAAGAGGGCGAAGTTTTCCTAGGTCGCAGCATGGCGAAATCGAAGCATATGTCTGATGACACCGCTCGTGCAATTGATGCTGAAGTGAAATCACTAATTGACAGAAACTATTCACGCGCTGAAAAAATATTGACCGATAACATCGATATTTTACACGCCATGAAAGATTGCTTGATGAAGTATGAAACCATTGATGCGAAACAAATCGATGATTTGATGGCGCGTAAAGATGTGCGTCCTCCTGCTGATTGGATTGAAGATTCTAAAAATGACAATACTCCTCCAACTGGTGGAGCGTCAGTCAGTGATGAACCTAAAAGTGATTCGAACGACAAGAAAGAGCCCAAAAAGTCTGATCCAACGGTTGGAAAGCCAGGTGATGCAACTAACTAA